In one Microbulbifer pacificus genomic region, the following are encoded:
- a CDS encoding indolepyruvate ferredoxin oxidoreductase family protein, translated as MAMVETDQELGFDREYSLKAAFTRDSGRVFLTGIDALVRLPLMQKQLDEQAGLNTAGFISGYRGSPLGGYDQALWRHKKLLAERDVHFEPGINEDLGATNIWGTQLLDHYRKQATRDGVFSIWYGKGHGVDRSADVFRQANIQGTSKLGGVLALCGDDHTAESSMFSHNTDQIFESVMMPLLFPATIDEYLTLGLAGIALSRFSGLWVGFKTITETVESGASILVPDLPRFVLPESFPIPPHGLNYDPHLNWPAERLEYERRMLEERLPAARAFAYSNKLDRTVVDAPIKRFGIVTVGKAHGDLLEALKLLELTEQDLLDAGISIHKVAMSWPLEPRGMTEFARGMERILVVEEKRPLVEDQMKNLFYGWPDQQRPKVVGKKDLDGNDLLPAIWGFGPDQVAKAIARWLADTEYSAKLLPLAEKLGRDVVQKSSGLLAREPIFCAGCPHNSSTKLPEGSTGSAGIGCHIMALGKGLRTDTYSHMGGEGAHWVGLHRFSSDKHIFQNMGDGTYNHSGLLAIRQAVASQINITYKILLNDAVAMTGGQPADGEVTVPTLSRQLLAEGVGQVCLVSENPDHWRQHRNLLPDELQIFHRDELDQVQRQLRDTAGVTAIIYEQVCAAEKRRRRKKGQMPDPARRLLINHRVCEGCGDCSVQSSCIAVEPLETAFGRKRQVNQSSCNKDMRCADGFCPSFVSVEGGELKKPALETLAEAIDRASRNLPDAPKPKLDQPLNILVAGIGGSGVLTVAALLGMAAHLEEKGSTTLYFTGLSQKNGAVVAHVKVGQAPQDITTARIRDGAAELLLACDMVTAAGQRQKFARGRMKALVNTAEVPVAAFVRDNELAFPAEATAESIRSVAGEYFSFDANRYAEALFGDSVAANLMMLGYACQRGLLPVSQSAVERAVELNGVAVENNLRAFRAGRLLADSPAVIEQLVTPAQVVNIVEPLETNEQMVARLGGELSKYQSASYARKFTAVIEKLQRAESRLADGNGELSRVAAKSLFKAMAYKDEYEVARLFSGEEFRRQLQETFSGDYTLKFLMAPPLLARPDAGGKVRKIVLGAWVAKVMPLLARGKILRGTPLDIFGYTAERKEERRWAREVYRAVSLVADRLSNENRSAASQLLALPQQVRGYGHVRAAKFDAVRGDWRRLLSQFSDDHSALIPADAVTSLR; from the coding sequence ATGGCGATGGTCGAAACGGATCAGGAACTGGGCTTTGACCGGGAGTACTCCCTCAAGGCGGCGTTTACCCGGGATTCCGGTCGTGTATTTCTCACCGGTATCGACGCCCTGGTGCGTCTGCCGCTCATGCAGAAACAGCTGGATGAACAGGCGGGCCTGAACACGGCCGGTTTTATCTCCGGGTATCGCGGCTCCCCCCTGGGTGGATACGACCAGGCGCTGTGGCGTCACAAAAAATTGCTGGCCGAGCGCGATGTTCACTTCGAGCCGGGTATCAATGAGGACCTCGGGGCGACCAACATCTGGGGTACCCAGCTGTTGGATCACTACCGAAAGCAAGCCACTCGCGACGGGGTATTCTCCATCTGGTACGGCAAGGGCCACGGTGTGGACCGTAGCGCGGACGTATTCCGCCAGGCCAACATCCAGGGAACCTCCAAGCTCGGCGGTGTGCTGGCCCTGTGTGGCGACGACCACACGGCGGAATCCTCCATGTTTTCTCACAACACCGACCAGATTTTCGAGTCGGTAATGATGCCGCTGCTGTTCCCGGCCACCATCGATGAGTACCTTACGCTCGGGCTCGCGGGTATCGCGCTCTCCCGTTTCTCCGGCCTGTGGGTCGGTTTCAAAACCATTACCGAAACCGTGGAATCCGGTGCATCTATTTTGGTGCCTGATCTGCCGCGTTTTGTACTGCCGGAGTCCTTCCCGATTCCGCCCCATGGCCTTAACTATGATCCGCACCTGAACTGGCCCGCCGAGCGCCTTGAGTACGAACGGCGCATGCTGGAGGAGCGGCTGCCCGCCGCACGCGCTTTTGCCTACAGCAACAAACTTGATCGCACGGTGGTGGATGCGCCGATAAAACGTTTTGGTATTGTCACCGTAGGCAAGGCGCATGGCGATTTGCTGGAGGCGCTCAAGCTGCTGGAGCTGACGGAGCAGGATCTTCTGGACGCGGGTATCTCCATTCACAAAGTTGCCATGAGCTGGCCGCTGGAGCCACGCGGTATGACGGAATTTGCCCGCGGTATGGAGCGGATTCTGGTTGTGGAAGAGAAGCGCCCGCTGGTGGAAGACCAGATGAAAAATCTTTTCTACGGCTGGCCGGATCAGCAGCGTCCGAAAGTGGTGGGTAAAAAAGATCTGGATGGTAATGACCTGTTGCCGGCCATTTGGGGCTTTGGCCCGGATCAGGTGGCGAAGGCCATTGCACGCTGGCTGGCGGATACCGAGTATTCGGCAAAACTCCTGCCATTGGCGGAAAAACTCGGCCGGGACGTGGTGCAGAAATCCAGCGGCCTGTTGGCGCGCGAGCCGATATTTTGTGCCGGTTGTCCCCATAACAGTTCCACCAAACTGCCGGAAGGCAGTACCGGCAGCGCCGGTATCGGCTGCCATATCATGGCGCTGGGTAAAGGCTTGCGCACGGATACCTATTCACACATGGGGGGCGAGGGTGCGCATTGGGTGGGGCTGCATCGCTTCTCCAGCGACAAGCATATTTTCCAGAATATGGGCGATGGTACCTACAACCACTCCGGTCTGCTGGCCATCCGCCAGGCAGTGGCGAGCCAGATCAATATCACCTACAAAATTCTGTTGAACGACGCGGTCGCGATGACCGGTGGCCAACCCGCGGATGGCGAGGTAACGGTACCGACTCTCTCTCGGCAGTTGTTGGCGGAAGGCGTCGGGCAGGTGTGCCTGGTCAGCGAGAACCCCGATCACTGGCGGCAACATCGCAATCTGTTGCCCGACGAACTTCAGATATTCCACCGAGATGAACTGGATCAGGTACAGCGCCAGTTGCGTGATACCGCCGGTGTTACCGCGATTATTTATGAGCAGGTGTGTGCGGCGGAGAAACGCCGCCGCCGCAAGAAAGGGCAGATGCCCGATCCGGCAAGGCGCCTGTTGATCAACCATCGGGTGTGCGAAGGTTGTGGCGATTGCAGTGTACAGTCGAGCTGTATCGCCGTAGAGCCCCTGGAAACCGCCTTTGGTCGCAAGCGGCAGGTCAACCAGTCGAGCTGCAACAAGGACATGCGCTGCGCCGATGGCTTCTGCCCGAGTTTTGTCAGTGTGGAGGGCGGTGAACTGAAGAAACCGGCGCTGGAGACCCTGGCCGAGGCCATTGATCGCGCGAGCAGAAATCTGCCGGATGCCCCCAAGCCAAAACTGGATCAGCCCCTGAATATTCTGGTTGCCGGTATTGGCGGTAGTGGTGTGCTCACGGTGGCGGCGTTGTTGGGGATGGCGGCACACCTGGAGGAGAAGGGTAGTACCACGCTGTATTTCACGGGGCTCTCACAAAAAAATGGCGCGGTTGTGGCCCATGTGAAAGTGGGTCAGGCACCGCAAGACATCACCACGGCGCGTATTCGCGATGGCGCCGCTGAGCTGCTGCTTGCCTGTGACATGGTGACCGCGGCTGGTCAGCGCCAAAAATTTGCCCGTGGTCGCATGAAGGCGTTGGTGAATACCGCGGAAGTTCCTGTAGCCGCATTTGTGCGCGATAACGAGCTTGCGTTTCCGGCGGAAGCTACCGCGGAGAGCATCCGTTCAGTGGCGGGAGAGTATTTCAGTTTTGATGCCAATCGCTATGCCGAAGCACTGTTCGGAGACTCGGTAGCCGCGAACCTGATGATGCTCGGCTACGCGTGCCAGCGCGGTCTCCTTCCGGTTTCGCAAAGTGCCGTTGAACGTGCGGTGGAGTTGAATGGTGTTGCGGTTGAGAACAACCTGCGCGCATTCCGTGCCGGTCGCCTGCTGGCAGATAGCCCTGCGGTAATTGAGCAGCTGGTGACGCCAGCGCAAGTGGTCAACATCGTCGAACCTTTGGAGACGAATGAGCAAATGGTGGCCCGCCTGGGAGGCGAACTGAGCAAATACCAGAGTGCTTCCTATGCGCGCAAGTTCACCGCTGTTATTGAAAAACTTCAGCGTGCGGAAAGTCGCCTGGCCGATGGCAATGGCGAGTTGAGTCGTGTGGCGGCGAAAAGTCTGTTCAAGGCGATGGCCTACAAGGACGAGTACGAAGTGGCGCGTCTCTTCAGCGGCGAAGAATTCCGGCGTCAACTTCAGGAAACGTTCAGTGGCGACTACACCCTCAAGTTCCTGATGGCCCCACCGTTGCTCGCGCGCCCTGATGCCGGCGGCAAAGTACGCAAAATAGTGCTCGGCGCCTGGGTGGCGAAGGTGATGCCACTGCTGGCACGGGGGAAAATCCTGCGAGGAACGCCGCTGGATATTTTCGGCTATACCGCCGAGCGCAAAGAGGAGCGGCGTTGGGCACGTGAAGTGTATCGCGCGGTTTCCCTGGTGGCGGATCGGCTCAGCAATGAAAATCGGTCCGCAGCGAGTCAATTGCTGGCATTGCCGCAACAGGTGCGAGGCTATGGCCATGTGCGCGCGGCGAAGTTTGATGCCGTGCGTGGTGACTGGCGTCGTCTGCTGAGCCAGTTCTCTGATGATCATTCCGCGCTTATCCCCGCAGACGCGGTCACCAGTCTGCGCTGA
- a CDS encoding Lrp/AsnC family transcriptional regulator: MAYMLDAIDKHILEILQQDATIPNIELAEKVCLSPSPCSRRVKNLHEQGFIKRAVTLLEPDMVGLPVSVFIQVTLNHQVKKELQHFESTIAQWPEVMECYLMTGDFDYLLRVVVPNLHAYQEFLDKKLTELPGIDHIKSSFSLKQVRYRTELPLDQLMEK; the protein is encoded by the coding sequence ATGGCCTATATGCTGGACGCCATCGACAAGCACATTCTGGAAATTCTTCAGCAGGACGCGACCATCCCCAATATCGAGCTGGCGGAGAAGGTCTGCCTGTCGCCCTCCCCGTGCTCACGCCGGGTCAAAAACCTGCACGAACAGGGCTTTATCAAGCGCGCCGTTACTCTGCTGGAGCCGGACATGGTGGGGCTGCCGGTAAGTGTGTTTATTCAGGTGACGTTGAACCATCAGGTCAAGAAGGAGCTGCAGCACTTCGAGTCCACCATCGCCCAGTGGCCCGAGGTGATGGAGTGCTACCTGATGACTGGGGATTTCGATTATCTGTTACGGGTGGTGGTGCCGAACCTGCACGCGTATCAGGAGTTTCTCGACAAAAAACTCACAGAGCTGCCGGGGATCGACCATATCAAAAGCAGCTTTTCACTGAAGCAGGTGCGCTACCGTACCGAACTGCCGCTCGATCAGCTGATGGAAAAATGA
- a CDS encoding DUF2905 domain-containing protein: MPKWLIVLGCVLVLIGVLLHFFPNLFSWFGRLPGDIRIESERSRVYFPIVSMIIISVVLSLILSLFRR; encoded by the coding sequence GTGCCGAAGTGGCTTATTGTTCTGGGCTGTGTGCTGGTATTGATCGGCGTACTGCTGCATTTTTTTCCGAACCTGTTCAGTTGGTTCGGGCGATTGCCCGGCGACATCCGTATCGAATCCGAGCGCAGCCGGGTTTACTTCCCGATTGTGTCGATGATCATCATCAGTGTGGTGCTGAGTCTTATCCTGAGCCTGTTTCGCCGCTGA
- a CDS encoding M3 family metallopeptidase encodes MRQTLIAVSIAAALAALSGCGKDSEQAQVSKPAEQVVASAAAVADVAGNPLLAEWAGPYGGVPAFDKMKVEDLKPALEYGMAQNLAEIDRIANNPAAPTFANTIEEMERSGKALSQVFTYWGIWSGNMSSPEFRAVQTEMAPQLAAFNSKIIQNDKLFQRVKAVFDTRNDSGLTPEQKRVVELVYDEFATNGATLSGDAKARYAEINERLAELHTKFANNVLADEEGYDLFLRSDQLRGLPESFVKAAAALAEEKGQKGNYAITNTRSSMDPLLTYSEDRALREQVWRNYYSRGDNGGEHDNNAIIAEILQLRDERVGLLGFDNYAEWRVQNRMAKTPENAIKLMEAVWPASVARVHEEVADMQAVADAEKAGIKIEPWDYRFYAEKVRKAKYDLNSDEVKQYLQLDKLREGMFFVAGELFNFNFTPVKAGTVPVYHEDVKVWEVTDKTSGEHIGLWYLDPFARAGKRSGAWASMYRDHSTFDGKETVLASNNSNFIKGAPGEPVLVSWDDATTFFHEFGHALHFLASNVAYPTLNSGVRDYTEFQSQLLERWLSTDPVIENYLVHYKTGKPMPAELVAKIKKAANFNQGFSTTEYLASALVDMKLHTTDPKGIDPDKFERETLDALGMPSELVMRHRTPQFGHIFSGEGYSAGYYGYMWADVLTADASEAFAEAKGGFYDKEVAGKLVKYLFAPRNAIDPAEAYRLFRGRDAGIEPLMRDRGFPVPGEKAEATAAAGE; translated from the coding sequence ATGCGTCAAACATTGATTGCAGTGTCCATTGCCGCCGCCCTCGCAGCCCTGAGCGGCTGTGGTAAAGATTCCGAACAGGCGCAGGTTTCCAAACCCGCTGAACAGGTAGTTGCCTCTGCCGCCGCAGTGGCGGATGTGGCCGGCAATCCGCTGCTGGCTGAGTGGGCTGGCCCCTACGGCGGGGTACCCGCGTTTGACAAAATGAAGGTGGAAGACCTCAAGCCGGCGCTTGAGTACGGTATGGCGCAGAACCTGGCGGAAATTGACCGCATCGCCAATAATCCGGCTGCGCCGACCTTCGCCAATACCATTGAAGAAATGGAGCGCAGCGGCAAGGCACTGAGCCAGGTATTTACCTACTGGGGTATCTGGAGCGGCAATATGTCCTCTCCTGAGTTCCGCGCGGTGCAAACGGAAATGGCTCCCCAGCTCGCCGCTTTCAACTCGAAAATCATCCAGAACGACAAGCTGTTCCAGCGTGTGAAAGCCGTTTTCGATACACGCAATGATTCAGGTCTGACGCCGGAACAGAAGCGTGTAGTTGAGCTGGTATACGATGAATTCGCCACCAATGGTGCCACGCTGAGCGGTGATGCCAAGGCGCGCTACGCCGAGATCAATGAGCGTCTCGCCGAGCTGCACACCAAATTCGCGAACAACGTACTGGCGGACGAGGAGGGCTACGATCTTTTTCTGCGTAGCGATCAGTTGAGAGGTCTGCCGGAGTCGTTTGTGAAGGCTGCGGCCGCGCTGGCGGAAGAAAAAGGCCAGAAGGGTAACTACGCGATTACCAACACCCGCTCCTCCATGGACCCGCTTCTCACCTATTCAGAGGATCGTGCGCTGCGGGAGCAGGTGTGGCGTAATTACTACAGTCGTGGTGACAACGGCGGCGAACACGATAACAACGCAATCATTGCCGAAATCCTGCAACTGCGTGATGAGCGTGTAGGTCTGCTGGGCTTTGACAACTACGCCGAGTGGCGCGTGCAGAATCGTATGGCGAAAACCCCGGAAAACGCCATTAAACTGATGGAGGCCGTGTGGCCGGCATCGGTCGCCCGTGTACATGAGGAAGTGGCGGATATGCAGGCCGTTGCCGATGCGGAAAAGGCGGGCATCAAGATCGAGCCGTGGGATTATCGCTTCTATGCGGAAAAAGTCCGCAAGGCGAAGTACGATCTGAATTCCGACGAGGTGAAGCAGTATCTGCAGCTGGACAAACTGCGCGAAGGTATGTTCTTCGTGGCCGGTGAGCTGTTCAATTTCAACTTCACTCCGGTAAAAGCGGGTACCGTTCCGGTCTATCACGAAGACGTAAAAGTCTGGGAGGTTACGGACAAGACCTCCGGCGAGCATATCGGTCTCTGGTACCTGGATCCGTTTGCCCGCGCCGGTAAGCGCTCCGGTGCCTGGGCCAGCATGTACCGTGATCACAGCACGTTTGATGGCAAGGAAACCGTACTGGCTTCCAACAATTCCAACTTCATCAAGGGCGCCCCTGGTGAGCCGGTTTTGGTGAGCTGGGACGACGCCACAACGTTCTTCCATGAGTTTGGTCATGCGCTGCACTTCCTGGCATCCAACGTCGCTTACCCGACGCTGAACAGCGGTGTACGTGATTACACTGAGTTTCAATCTCAGCTGCTGGAGCGTTGGTTGAGCACCGACCCGGTAATCGAGAACTATCTGGTGCACTACAAAACCGGCAAGCCGATGCCGGCCGAGCTGGTCGCCAAGATCAAGAAAGCTGCGAATTTCAATCAGGGGTTCAGTACTACCGAGTATCTGGCATCGGCGCTGGTGGATATGAAACTGCACACCACCGATCCGAAAGGTATCGATCCGGACAAGTTCGAGCGTGAAACCCTCGATGCACTGGGTATGCCGAGCGAACTGGTGATGCGCCACCGCACGCCGCAGTTCGGTCATATCTTCTCCGGTGAAGGTTACTCCGCGGGTTACTACGGCTACATGTGGGCGGATGTCTTGACCGCCGACGCCTCCGAGGCCTTCGCCGAGGCTAAGGGTGGTTTCTACGATAAGGAAGTGGCGGGCAAGCTGGTCAAATACCTGTTCGCCCCGCGCAACGCCATTGACCCGGCGGAAGCCTATCGTCTGTTCCGCGGGCGCGATGCGGGCATTGAGCCGTTGATGCGTGATCGCGGATTTCCTGTTCCCGGCGAAAAGGCGGAAGCCACCGCTGCCGCGGGAGAATAA
- a CDS encoding glutathione S-transferase family protein, protein MYQLFIGNKNYSSWSLRPWLLATQLDIPFEEELVPFDEGGSWEKFRKFSPTGLVPCLVDGDITVWDSLAIAEYLYESFPQVWPQDRQARAWARSAAAEMHSGFSALRNQCSMNCGVTVALREVDAALQKNLDRVEELWLQGLTRFGGPYLAGASFTAVDAFFAPVAIRLRGYQLSLGEEAMAYCERLLALPGMQSWVADALRETWRESVHDAELEMFGTIVEDRRA, encoded by the coding sequence ATGTACCAATTATTTATCGGCAATAAAAACTATTCCTCTTGGTCGCTGCGCCCCTGGCTGCTGGCGACCCAGCTGGATATTCCCTTTGAAGAGGAGCTGGTGCCGTTTGATGAGGGCGGCAGTTGGGAAAAATTCCGCAAGTTTTCCCCCACCGGCCTGGTGCCCTGTCTGGTAGATGGAGATATCACGGTGTGGGACTCCCTCGCCATTGCGGAGTACCTCTACGAATCCTTTCCCCAGGTGTGGCCACAAGACCGGCAGGCGCGGGCGTGGGCACGCAGTGCCGCGGCGGAAATGCACTCCGGATTTTCCGCACTGCGTAACCAGTGCAGTATGAATTGTGGTGTGACTGTCGCGTTGCGGGAAGTGGATGCCGCGCTGCAGAAGAATCTCGACCGAGTAGAGGAGTTGTGGTTGCAGGGGCTGACGCGTTTTGGGGGGCCGTATCTCGCAGGTGCGTCGTTCACTGCGGTGGATGCATTCTTTGCCCCGGTAGCCATTCGCCTGCGCGGGTACCAGCTCTCACTGGGTGAAGAGGCGATGGCCTACTGCGAGCGACTACTGGCGCTGCCAGGCATGCAGTCCTGGGTGGCTGACGCGCTTCGTGAGACCTGGCGCGAGAGCGTGCACGACGCTGAGCTCGAGATGTTTGGCACCATCGTGGAAGACCGTCGCGCCTGA
- a CDS encoding class II 3-deoxy-7-phosphoheptulonate synthase: MEVEVEIPVSESLVNPWDPASWRKLTAHQQPKYQSTIEVESVERELASYPPLVFAAEARELRRQLADVAQGKAFLLQGGDCAESFTDFNANRIRDTFKVLLQMAVVLTFAGNLPVVKVARMAGQYAKPRSADTEAINGVELPSYRGDIINGIDFTAEARVPDPRRMLTAYNQSAATLNLLRAFAQGGLADLHQVHAWNLSYLESNPQRDRYLQLAERLQDALEFMAVCGINSTNTPAIRETTLYTSHEALLLNYEQALTRTDSLTGKWYDCSAHMLWIGERTRQLDAAHVEFLAGVWNPIGVKVGPGMATDELIRLIDRLNPNNEPGRLTLITRMGADTLGEKLPALVRVVEREGRSVVWSTDPMHGNTEKASSGFKTRNFDNILREIRDFFAVHRAEGSHPGGIHLEMTGQHVTECTGGAWKISDADLASCYRTQCDPRLNADQVLELAFCISELLREGRNGSA; this comes from the coding sequence ATGGAAGTTGAGGTAGAAATCCCTGTGTCCGAGTCTTTAGTCAACCCCTGGGACCCGGCGAGCTGGCGCAAGCTCACGGCCCACCAGCAACCGAAATACCAGTCCACTATCGAGGTCGAATCCGTTGAGCGGGAGCTCGCCAGCTACCCGCCTCTGGTATTTGCCGCCGAGGCGCGCGAACTGCGCCGGCAATTGGCGGATGTGGCCCAGGGCAAGGCATTTTTACTGCAGGGTGGCGATTGCGCAGAGTCCTTCACCGATTTCAATGCCAACCGCATTCGCGACACCTTCAAGGTACTGTTGCAGATGGCGGTGGTGCTCACCTTCGCCGGCAATCTGCCGGTAGTGAAGGTGGCGCGTATGGCGGGGCAGTACGCCAAACCTCGCTCCGCCGACACGGAAGCGATCAACGGCGTGGAGCTGCCCAGTTACCGCGGCGATATCATAAACGGTATCGACTTTACCGCGGAGGCGCGGGTACCGGATCCGCGACGGATGCTGACGGCCTACAATCAGTCCGCCGCCACATTGAATCTGCTGCGCGCGTTCGCCCAGGGTGGCCTCGCGGATCTGCATCAGGTGCACGCCTGGAACCTGAGTTATCTTGAGAGCAACCCACAGCGCGATCGCTATTTGCAACTGGCGGAGCGGTTGCAGGATGCGCTGGAATTTATGGCGGTGTGCGGCATCAATTCGACCAACACGCCGGCTATTCGTGAGACCACTCTGTACACATCGCATGAGGCGCTGCTGCTGAATTACGAGCAGGCATTGACCCGTACCGACAGTCTTACTGGCAAATGGTACGACTGCTCAGCACACATGCTGTGGATTGGTGAGCGCACCCGCCAGTTGGATGCAGCACATGTGGAATTTCTTGCGGGAGTGTGGAATCCCATCGGTGTGAAAGTCGGGCCGGGTATGGCCACGGATGAGTTGATCCGTCTGATTGATCGCCTGAACCCCAACAATGAGCCGGGGCGGCTGACACTGATTACCCGAATGGGTGCGGATACCCTGGGTGAAAAATTGCCTGCGTTGGTGCGTGTGGTGGAGAGGGAAGGGCGCTCAGTGGTGTGGAGTACCGATCCTATGCACGGCAACACCGAGAAGGCGTCCAGCGGATTCAAGACGCGAAACTTCGATAATATCCTGCGGGAAATTCGCGATTTCTTTGCGGTACACCGTGCCGAGGGTAGTCACCCAGGTGGTATCCACCTGGAAATGACCGGGCAGCACGTTACTGAGTGCACTGGCGGCGCCTGGAAAATTTCCGATGCGGATCTCGCCAGCTGCTATCGCACTCAATGCGATCCGCGTTTGAATGCGGATCAGGTTTTGGAACTGGCGTTCTGTATTTCCGAATTGTTGCGCGAGGGGCGCAATGGCAGTGCCTGA
- a CDS encoding aromatic amino acid transaminase, giving the protein MFDHLKSLPADPILGLLAAYRADENPSKIDLGVGVYKDEAGHTPVLQAVKEAETRLLQSEETKSYIGPAGTPGFNIAMQELVLGAGHPALVGNRVRSAQTPGGCGALRVLAEFANRAKAGATIWVSDPTWANHVPLLGNAGLQIKSYPYYDRATSTLQFDVMVETLKNVGEGDLVLFHACCHNPCGADLSREQWKVLAEMAQKQGFTPFVDMAYQGFGESLDADAYGLRLMAESVPEMIVAASCSKNFGLYRERVGLAMVIYSDSAAADRGQSQLLNVVRGNYSMPPNHGGAIVESILTDAGLRANWEAELAEMRERINGLRSGLVESLRTSGAAGDFSFIQRQKGMFSFLGITPEQVQKLQQNYSIYMVDSSRISIAGLSQNNMAYFCQSVAEVLES; this is encoded by the coding sequence ATGTTCGACCACCTGAAAAGCCTGCCCGCCGACCCGATTCTCGGCCTGCTGGCCGCTTACCGCGCCGATGAAAATCCCAGCAAGATCGACCTGGGGGTAGGTGTCTATAAAGACGAGGCTGGCCACACTCCGGTTCTGCAGGCGGTGAAAGAGGCGGAGACCCGCCTGCTGCAGAGTGAAGAAACCAAGTCTTACATCGGCCCGGCGGGTACCCCCGGATTCAACATCGCCATGCAGGAACTGGTGTTGGGCGCGGGGCACCCGGCGCTGGTCGGCAATCGCGTGCGCTCCGCGCAAACCCCGGGCGGATGCGGCGCGTTGCGTGTGCTCGCCGAGTTCGCGAATCGGGCCAAGGCTGGTGCCACTATCTGGGTGAGTGATCCCACATGGGCCAATCATGTTCCGCTGCTCGGTAACGCCGGCCTGCAGATTAAAAGTTATCCCTACTACGACCGCGCCACCAGCACACTGCAGTTCGATGTCATGGTGGAAACGCTCAAGAATGTGGGGGAGGGTGATCTGGTGTTGTTTCACGCCTGCTGTCATAACCCCTGCGGTGCGGATCTTTCCCGCGAGCAGTGGAAGGTACTGGCGGAGATGGCGCAGAAGCAAGGCTTTACGCCATTTGTGGATATGGCCTACCAGGGTTTTGGTGAAAGCCTCGACGCCGATGCCTACGGCCTGCGTCTGATGGCGGAATCCGTCCCCGAGATGATTGTGGCCGCGTCCTGCTCGAAGAACTTTGGCCTCTACCGCGAACGTGTCGGCCTGGCAATGGTGATTTACAGCGATTCGGCGGCGGCCGATCGTGGGCAGAGCCAACTGCTCAACGTAGTGCGCGGGAATTACTCCATGCCGCCCAACCATGGGGGTGCCATTGTGGAATCCATTCTGACCGACGCTGGCCTGCGGGCAAACTGGGAAGCCGAGCTTGCCGAAATGCGTGAGCGTATCAACGGACTGCGCTCCGGATTGGTAGAAAGTCTGCGGACGTCTGGGGCTGCCGGCGATTTCAGTTTTATCCAAAGGCAGAAGGGAATGTTTTCCTTCCTGGGTATTACCCCGGAGCAAGTGCAGAAACTGCAGCAGAATTACTCCATTTATATGGTAGATTCCAGCCGTATCAGCATCGCCGGCCTGAGCCAGAACAACATGGCCTATTTCTGTCAGTCCGTTGCTGAAGTTCTCGAATCCTGA
- a CDS encoding MarR family winged helix-turn-helix transcriptional regulator, producing MTTDNPRSETTELANPIDAVRPDDLRLEKFLPYRLSVLSNRVSNAIADAYSARFDLTIPAWRVMAILGRFPNLSAADLVEQTAMDKVAISRAVSILIKNDYITRSEDLADRRRQVLNLSALGRDVYERIVPLAQQYENDLMGSLSTEERRQLDSIIEKLMARAQDWANRGLID from the coding sequence CTCGAAGCGAAACCACTGAGCTGGCGAATCCAATCGACGCTGTGCGACCGGACGATCTGCGACTGGAGAAGTTTCTGCCGTACCGGCTTTCCGTGCTCTCCAACCGTGTCAGCAACGCCATCGCGGATGCCTACAGCGCACGCTTTGATCTCACCATTCCAGCGTGGCGGGTCATGGCGATTCTCGGGCGCTTCCCGAACCTCTCCGCGGCGGACCTGGTGGAGCAGACGGCGATGGACAAGGTAGCCATAAGCCGTGCGGTGTCGATTCTGATCAAGAACGACTACATCACCCGCAGCGAGGATCTTGCCGATCGTCGCCGTCAGGTACTGAATCTGTCGGCGCTGGGGCGTGACGTGTACGAACGCATAGTGCCATTGGCACAGCAATACGAGAATGACTTGATGGGCTCGCTCTCCACAGAAGAGCGTCGCCAGCTCGACAGCATTATCGAAAAACTGATGGCGCGCGCGCAGGACTGGGCCAATCGCGGTCTCATCGACTGA